The nucleotide sequence CGAATTAAACTACCACAACTATGAGCTGGAGTTGGGTTTTTCAAGAGTTCATAATACTCTAGCATGTGTGTGAAGGTATAGTAAagtaaactaattaaaaaaatatatgataaaatcatCAACGATACTTCACTGATTATTTTGTTGATTAGACGACTGTTATGCTTTATATTGCGTTTATATTGGTCAATTTTTGTGGATGTCTTATTTTTACAGATGAtagtatcaatgataattcatttcaATAAAGAAGTGCTGTCTGTGGGAATTTGATAACCCAAAGAACGTTACCTCAAACAGAGCTGTCATTGACACAGTTTATGTAAGAATAAAAAGAATCAAAGATATCTCGCTTATAATTAATTTGGTACGCCAAACGTTTGTTTCGTCGCAAAAGACTCCTCAATTtctctcgaataaaaaaaaaacaggatcaTGTTGAATGGTTGAAGTGCATGTTTTGTCGAATACAGAACgggttttttttctgtgatgaaatatcattattaCTGCgaataattaatttatttataaatattacaatataaaatcaattataatcaatatcaacacataagtgctgactactagacAGGCGACACTTTCACCAGAAGTGACATCTACCCATTGGTTGTAACAAAAACTTCTCCAAGTCACCAGACTGAACATTGTGAGATTCAGACATGCAGTTTGTCTAAATGATTTCTCTGTGTAGTTATTTAGCTTATTTTCAAGTTATTTGTTATACGCTGAGACATTCAGAATGAATTAAATTAATAGTATGCAAAAaggttataaatatgttttgaaacgcgtgttattgtttttataaaaatgaagatgtggtatgattgacaatgagacgaTTCTTCACAAGAAataaaatgatacagacattaacaactatagataaccataaagtcttcaacaatgagcaaagcccaaaccgcatagttagctgtaaaagtaaaatcacaaaaatacgtaCTGAAcgccaaggaaaattcaaaaaggaaagtccccaatcaaatggcaaaatcaaaagttcaaacacatcaaacgaatggataacaactgtcatattcctgacttggtacaggcattgtcttatgtagaaaatggtggattggacctgttttatagctagctaaacctctcacttgtatgacagtcgcatcaaattccgttatattgtcaccgatgcgtgaccaaaacaaacagacacaataggtaaaaatgtcaaaaataggggtacagcagtcaacattgtgttatcatcttaatcacaataaaaacaacaaatgtaacaaagaagcacaaaaaggcatacatcaaatttaacatcctcgtTTTGCTTATATTTTAATTACCTATGTAAAATGCACACATAAAGGATGGAGGGTTttaagtccccgagggtatcaccagcccagtagtcagcacttcggtgttgacatgaatatcaattatatggtcatttttataaattttctgtttacaaaaccttgaatttttcgaaaaactaaggattttcttaccccaggagtagattaccttagccgtatttggcacaactttttggaattttggatcctcaatgctcttcaactttgtattgatttggctttttaactattttgatctgagcgtcactgatgagtcttatgtagacgaaacgcgcgtctggcgtataaaattataatcctggtacttttgataactatttacaccactgggtcgatgccactgctggtggacgtttcgtccccgagggtatcaccagcccagtagtcagcacttcggtgttgacatgaatatcaattatatggtcatttttataaattttctgtttacaaaaccttaaatttttcgaaaaactaaggattttcttaccccagaagtagattaccttagccgtatttggcacaactttttggaattttggatcctcaatgctcttcaactttgtattgatttggctttttaactattttgatctgagagtcactgatgagtcttatgtagacgaaacgcgcgtctggcgtataaaattataatcctggtacttttgataactatttacaccactgggtcgatgccactgctggtggacgtttcgtccccgagggtatcaccagcccagtagtcagcacttcggtgttgacatgaatatcaattatatggtcatttttataaattttctgtttacaaaaccttgaatttttcgaaaaactaaggtttttcttaccccaggagtagattaccttagccgtatttggcacaactttttggaattttggatcctcaatgctcttcaactttgtattgatttggctttttaactattttgatctgagagtcactgatgagtcttatgtagacgaaacgcgcgtctggcgtataaaattataatcctggtacttttgataactatttacaccactgggtcgatgccactgctggtggacgtttcgtccccgagggtatcaccagaccagtagtcagcacttcggtgttgacatgaatatcaattatatggtcatttttataaattttctgtttacaaaaccttgaatttttcgaaaaactaaggattttcttaccccaggagtagattaccttagccgtatttggcacaactttttggaattttggatcctctatgctcttcaactttgtattgatttggctttttaactattttgatctgagcgtcactgatgagtcttatgtagacgaaacgcgcgtctggcgtataaaattataatcctggtacttttgataactattaagtacttgtgtaaaattgcgcgtttgaaattggCACAGGTAGACATggaataattttgtcgttcaaagtatgacgggatacataaatacagtcacctaaaatagatataacaaaaacagacttaacagtaaaagtaataataataaatagaataattttgtcattcaaagtatgacaagatacaaaGTTACAGAGtcacattataaaataattttgttgttcaaagtatgatgggatacataagcagtAAACGGACAagaagtcacaggacaaaaagtcacaggacataaagtcacaaatttggtaggacaaaattcacaggacaaaaagtcacaaataatatgttgacaatagtttgaatatataagagaaatatcttgaaatatttactttttaatacatatatacatattacaattcaggaaatgtgtcattatacttacaaaatgaagatttattttattttaatcatgcaaaagaaagatttcttggCATTATGAAGCTATTTAAGCGCtgagccactttgacattttgttttcttaacaattatttgatttactttgatattttttggataagttttgtttacaaagttagattttatacaatagttcaagagaaatacaaaagtattttttagaaataagcgttttttattcaaagaaaggtaaaaaaaaatgaattgtgactttttgtcctgtgactttttgtccgtgactttttgtctccgactttttgtcctgtgactttctgtcttACATtcacataagcacagagttacgtcataAGGATATCTCAAATagcagacttaacagtaaaagtaatattaataaagacaaataaaagaataatataatacgttatttagatgataaacaacgtcagtacgcaaaatctatacttcaagaccatcgtgtattatttgtgaagttgatacggaatatttatcaacaggttcttggtaccttccgaggaactttttttttagaaaaaggccccaaaatgacaattgtaaaacaattgaaatgaaAAAACTAACCGTctaatttctgttaaaaaaatatacgAAATAAATTCAATTGTACAACCATATACTTCTAAATAAATAAAGTAGTACATTACATGCAtcattaaaatttactgttactaGATAAAAGATGACTGGAAGCATAAACTATTCATTTTCTTACAAaactaaaatttttattttagcaaCCACAAGAAGACGCAATGAGGTATACGGTGTTGATGGTGTTCATTCTAATTATAATTACAGGTAATAACACATGAATATTTGCACGATTCATTCAGACCTTAACAGCGAACGATAAGCAATTGTTTGCATTAATTTATAACCGGTAATGTCACGTTACAACATCTTCAATCACTTGAACAATAGTTTTGCTTTGTATTTAactgttcaacatttcttttccCTCgttttagttttatcaagataaGTCCTCGTTATCATTGATATCACTTTTGAATTAAACCGATTTTCGATGAATCATAACATCATTGGCATTAGAGTAACAAATATGTCTTGAGTTATATGTATTCcgattttataaataaactcatcatagataccaggactaaattctgTATATACGCAAGACGTATaagatattacaaatatttctacaaaaatacaGCTAAATCAATGAAATACAGTAAATAATAAACTCTGCAAAACATGTAGTACCTAGCAATTACTGTGATCAATATACAATCTATTTTACTACACATCTAATAATTTTATTGTTTGCTTCGAAACAAGGTGGAACTTATAAATACAACACCTAAAAAAACTGTCAACAAACTGTTAAAACATTAATATTCATGATCTGATATTTTATATCTATGTACTACTATGTCTTTTGGTTATAACTTGTgttaaaaacgttttttttttcttttgctaaAAGATAATGTGCTGTCTCTCAAAAATCTGTCAAAAATGAACCTGTAATGAAGAAATGCAAGTTATATTCTTCTTctatattacatttataataatCCTCAAAATATTTCCATGTTAATAGTTACTGTAGGAATAATACACTGAAACAGTTTTTATCTGAAAATTGTGACATTTTATATGCTAAAATATTGTAGAGCTTATTTTTAAGATCTATGGCTTCAACTTGTTAATTTCGTCATCTCAATCTATCCTTACATATATTGATTTTACTCTTGAAGTTTTTGGTCTTTGAAACTTGTTGTCCGTCTTTTGGAATATGCACGTTTTTTACATTTAAAGTCTGCAATCCAGTTTAACTGAACAATACACTTTTCTAAAATAAAACTTCACGTTCCAActctttatcaaaatataaaccaATTTACCAGTGAACCAGTTTTAGAAGAACAAGCTGTTGTTGCAATACTTAGTGTCAATGTTTCCCCAGCCAATctaatacatgtatctaaaaaGTGATAGGTAGATGTTCCTAACTCTGCTCCTGCTTTTATCcaatttgaaatcaattttgaATGATGATCTGGTATTGTTCACTTGATTGGGCCCTTGTAAgctatgttttgataaaatccGTCTATAAAAAGTCTTCACATCTTATATAAGAAAGTTATTTCTactattttttttcccaatttttaaatgttaaatttgcTTAAAAGcttatgtttgatatttatacTTCACGTCAATGGCAAATTGAATATAGATAACTGACTTTAAAGACTTGTAGTTCAGTTGCTATTGTTTGTTGGTTTGTGTCATTTTAATTTTCGGTCATTGTGTTTAACATAAATCATGCAGTCTTTttctaatttcaattattttacactAAAAATATGTGGCGACATTTTTTAGCTTAGTTCGGATTGCGCAGTTTATTTGTatcaaatttctaaaaaattacaaaattttcagAAGTCTATTTTGCTAATCTCCTTATTGTCGATTTAATTTTATTCTCATGACTTTTACGTGCTACAACGTTTCGAATAcatttctttgttgtttttttcaaatttcgaactgaagtaattaaaacaaatctatCTTTGGCGAAACACAAAACCTGGATACCACATACTTActattgaaataattaataacCAACAAAAAAGTTAAAGGCTACAGTATTCATTAGTTAATACCGATGTGTATTTGTCTTCAGATTTTTCAATTAGCATAATTTTACTTTTAGATATTGTATGTTCTCAACAATCATGTGTATGCATACAGGTTTTTGATCCAGTGTGTTCTATATTCGGTGAGACGTTCAGTAATGagtgtactttgaattgtgcgtAAGTATTTTCCTCTAAACGTACGATTTATCATATTCGTTAAAGACCAATCActtattatttaatttcatttaagaTTTAATAAAAACTGTACCTCATTCAAACTGTAAAATAGGCAAAGTAGTACTATATACTAATACACCTATAGTTGCTGGATATCACTAATTATCGTTATtatacgaaattttcctttgatcttactgactgatatttttataaattgtatataatataaattgaaatgtcacaatatttattgacaatctcTTCAACGATTTTTGTACTGTTTTGTTATTGTCACTGAAAAAATGATTGTTCTATTAATTTGACGTTTTTAGAAAGTAACTAAATTAGTTTTCTTTTAGTCATATattctgtaaattaaaaaaaacaatcgcAGAAAGGGAATGTAGTGAGAAAACAGTTGTTGCTTATTAAATGGATATTCACAATGACATGCAGTTTAAATGATCTGGTTGTTTTCAAAATTTCTAGAATGATCACTTGATGTAATGTACTAGTAACCTTAGCTGGTTTAATAGTTAGATCACATACATATCCCAGCAAACATGTTtctgttaacttttaaaaatgtaataattaGTGTTCCTTTAATCCAGTTTGAGTTGAAGGTAATTCCCTTTGGTTACCATTATCGATGTCCAACTGATAACATTTCTCATTagacaaaaaagaaaattcatgttGATGCGAATCGTTTTTTCTAAAGACTAGCAGTCAATATAACAAATCGGGTGTGCTTCATTTTTAAGAAAGGTGTACGCTTTGTCTTTTAACATGTCAGATTAGAAAATAACTGTCCGACTCAAATACGCTAATGAAAAACTATTTATACTAAAAACACAGCTTTATTTTTTGATATTCTTGTTCAAACCTAAATCCAGGTTTCTACATTCACAAATAGTGtgtgtaaaggagtaggttcagtaagacccctttttggccccaaaatatagcagttttacaaaatagttaaaatgtaaacttttagttatttgttgaacagtagaatgcttctgctacataaatatgggctgtttttgacaatacaatccACATATATCctgtactagcaccattaagtcaagctaaattactgaaatcttcataattccagcattttaattaaattttagacgattttcgtgtaaaacgaaagtggccgcattcgtgttcatccttaatattgaaatgtaagttgtatttgatgataatacataacatatataaaggttgaggatgaacacggatgcggccacttccatttttaccaaaaaccatctgaaaagtgacattttttggcatatttggtaaattttcatatttgagcttgaatcggatcgtttttaatgccaaaatcagttaaaatctttcacataaactaattaattcaaataaaatagacacttaagtgtttaaaaagtggtcagaatctttcgtcagatgaacctgaaatttgaggccaaaatcggtccttaccggacctactcctttcacaGCTAAACTTTTTAACATAATTCTGCAAGCATTAGTAAGTACAAACATTACAGTTGATTTTTCTTTTACATTGCAATATAACGTTTAATATAGTTACAGCATGACGGATTTGACAAGAAAATTCTATTTCATGCATCTGAATGAACTTATCTGCTAGAGTATAGAATAGAGTTTACTACCTTTAAAAATTCTTTTACAAGTacaaataatttgattaatttgttattcttttttcAGTGGTCAAATACTTGCGTGCCGTAGGGAATGTCCATGTTAGttttaacaacaaaaagacaaggGTAAGTTAGAATGACATAGAATGGAGTTTAAAAGATTGTGCTGCATTGCaggtttaaataataaatataaggTACCAAATCAAACAGCGTCAACATAATATGAAGATTCGGTATAATAGATGACAACACTAAAAAGAGAACGAATCAAAATGATAAAAGGAAAGACGTGTACGAGCAGCAAACATTTATACTTAATTTTGGCCAGTataatctacaaaaaaaattgtaagtGATACATCTTTTCGAGTataaatttaacatgaaaaaatACGATCAGCCCACTTTTTAAAATCTTTGCATTTTAAGATTAAGCCGTATTAAAGTACATAAGATTAAATTTTGATTCTCTTGTGTGCAATTAATTAAAGCTTTCAGATATCTGAAATAATACATTTGAATACTGCTTTCCATACAATCTTATTGTCTTTTCATAGAACAGATTAACACTGTAAAAGGAAAGCATTGTCGCATTTGAGGAAATGTGTTTCAATGTTTGGGATGAACAACAgctttacaaaatatataaatccgCACAACACGTCTTATCGATATTTATGCACAGGGATTAAAATTCATAATACAATAAGAATATGAAGAAATTGATCTGTTTTTTCAAGGTAAATTAAATGTTATACGGGTAACAGAGAGATAGAGTCCCAAGtagtaaagttgaaatcatcccttcgtacgtTCTACGGATTACATCACGTtggagttggttgaccgtttaaGAATATCCGTCTCACAGAAGATAACGTATTTGTTCCAAATGTCATTAATACCACATTTCAACATCGCCTGCATGCGAAGtttatatcttccaattgatacaaTATCCCGGGGCTTGTACTTCCTATCATTATTGGTTTGTTAGAGGGTTGCGGAAGCTATTTAACAAAGATTTCCAAATGGTCAAGTTGAAATCAtcgcttcgtaaattttacgaacgccatcatgAATTTgtttaccgttatggaataacagaTTATAGCGGATATGATCCTTACGCGTAACTATAATCCAGTTCCCATTTTCGCTAATGTGACCTCTCGAATAAGACTATTTCCTGGTTTGTTTTCGATTTTAgacatggtgttgtcagtttatgttcgacATATGAGTCTGAATGGTACATTTTGCCTCTCTTAATATAAATCTGATATTTTATTGCAAGGTGTTTTAGGCAgatcattttaaaattataaaaaatatactttcaaacaatctattagtatatatataaatatactgtaATTATTTTGCATTTCTATTTCAGCATGTCCAGCTCCAAATGATACTGAAACatatatgaaagaaattaaaaaaataaaaataaaaactgtttacatgatataattagttatcaaaggtaccaggattataatttagtacgccagacgcgcgtttcgtcttcataagacacatcagtgacgctcggatcaaaatatttataaagccaaacaagtacaacgttgaagagcattgaaaatgaTTTGATATTGAATGTATTATTATAACATCACAAGTTACatacttcaggaatagattatcttagctgtatttgacaaaatgtttaggaattttggtcttgaatgctcttcaatttcgtactttatttggcctttttaacttttttggaatcgagcgtcactgatgggtcttttgtagacgaaacgcgcgtctggcgtaaacacCAATTTAaacttggtatctatgatgagtttacttatgTAAAACTTCGtataaaatttagtttaaagAATTTTTATCTACAACTTCAGAACATTGAATCCATACTTCAACAACATCGTGGCACCTGGTCTTTAATCAATCACCttttaaatgtacatttataCATGATATTCAATGTATAACTGGTCAAATGTTTTACtgtaaataataaatgtgtttttaaaaataaaacatagaaaatatcaaacaaaatcaCAGTTACTTATATCATATAAAGAATACTAAACTAGCTAGGGAACACTTATTCAAAGATCAAAGATtccaaattttattcattttttaatgtataaaaccATGACACAATTTACAACGCCATAGCAAAAAACAAACGGACTTAGCATCAAAAACCTTACATATACCGAATTTTTCTCGAGAGTTAAGGATGGGTAAGAAGATGCTGATCCACATGATCATGACATTTCTAAATCGGTGAAGACACATTCGTGGAAAAGACGACGGAATAGAAGTGACGACTGCATATACTTATCTGTCGTCAGCtgtgaatgaaatatttcataacgACGCAtaaactcctaggaaaattcaaaacgaaaagtccctaatcaaatgccaaaatcaattgacaaaatacatcaaacgaatggacaacaactgtcgtattcctgacttggaacatgcattttcaaatgttgaaaatggtggattgaacctggttttatagcgctaaacctctcacttgtatgacaatcgcatcaaattctatcatttttacaacgatgcgtgaacaaaacagatatactaggtaaaatagtcaaaatatgagtacagcagtcatcactgtgtcaaaatctcaaaacaaacattaacaaaaaagcacaaaaaacatctatcaaatGCATTGCTTCACGTGCTTGACGCCatagaatgtaaacgtcacatatgaagatatataaaataattttgccgttcaatgTTTTTGTCTAAAAAATGTAGTTTCAAATGGGGAATGGTGATATGCatgattaaaagatcaaaagaatgttagaacttatttcagaaatagaccgaatattaaaattatccagaagttctttataattttaaagaaTCCACATATTGCTAATATCCCTACGCGAGTAACATACGTTTGTCGTTGAAAGtattttcaactttataatagaacaataacataatgacatataatagaacaataacacattgGCGGGATCGCGTCATATGAACCAACGAAACACAAAGAGTCGcacatacaaaacacaccagcaaaaatgaaatattatacaaacacattgacgggatgtttaagtaccgagccacgtcaaatgaatatcacaGAAAAGTCGcacatacaaaacacaccagcaaaaatgaaagataatacaaacacattgacgggatgtataagtaccgagccacgtcaaatggatatcacagaaaacagaccaaacagtaaaagtaatattaataatagaacaaatacaaatgaaagaacaatataacacgttgttatgATGATATACAaggtcagtacgcagaatctatcaTGTAGTACTTGTgaatacggaatatttatcatcaATGTCTTGGTACCTTCGATTGacctttttagaaaaagtacGAGACATTATTTGCCATAACCCTAAGTTCATCAACTTTTttctcagacactggtgacgttttacaaagtctaatAAGTCTTATTCAAGAAAAACTAAGAATAAGTGATGACTTCAACTTTTAAAGGCGTGAAAGCCTGAGATGAAGCTTTGATTTATTGTAAGTAGCAACCCTCTAGCAAGCAAAATGTGATTGTAAATTCAAGCTATCAAAATCGTAAACTGGGAGATATTGATAATCGTTTCAACCATTCAATTGATCTCTTCAGTATTGTCGTGGCCTGAATATGTAAACCTTCAAGCGCAGATATAACTGAATAGAACCAAATATTCCATACaaggaaagataaaaaaaaaatggaatcaaatatttatgtatttcatttaaaaaaaaatccagaaacagAATATGATATATAGTCTTGTTGGACGTTATTATACAGCAGAAATGTTATATTGT is from Mytilus galloprovincialis chromosome 6, xbMytGall1.hap1.1, whole genome shotgun sequence and encodes:
- the LOC143078431 gene encoding insoluble matrix shell protein 6-like isoform X2 encodes the protein MRYTVLMVFILIIITDIVCSQQSCVCIQVFDPVCSIFGETFSNECTLNCAGQILACRRECPC
- the LOC143078431 gene encoding insoluble matrix shell protein 6-like isoform X1, which codes for MCVKQPQEDAMRYTVLMVFILIIITDIVCSQQSCVCIQVFDPVCSIFGETFSNECTLNCAGQILACRRECPC